A DNA window from Melanotaenia boesemani isolate fMelBoe1 chromosome 6, fMelBoe1.pri, whole genome shotgun sequence contains the following coding sequences:
- the LOC121642411 gene encoding forkhead box protein O6-like → MLMMEDDELDAHQVDSDFEPQSRPRSCTWPLPCPEDFPGGHEVSGGLPLANIKVEPEDVPACRASLVGGTPGELKHPAGAPAPTGTTHPCLAGAALDVTGSLRKAKSSRRNAWGNQSYADLITRAIESTPEKRLTLSQIYDWMVRYVPYFKDKGDSNSSAGWKNSIRHNLSLHTRFIRVQNEGTGKSSWWMLNPDGGKMGKAPRRRAVSMDNSTKYLKSKGRIRGKRVGRPGTGAGSSVVGLQSSPDHGSPSRKGLPATAGASGTDGEFDAWTDLHSRASSSASTLSGRLSPILAEGEPEEPEEGGLSCSTSPHLYPSPTSARSPSMGAGNHCPPLEQLPQLAKLTGAISLDEQMMEDGYHHHQPQQQQQHPAVGRHKHQTPVYHYNSAMKGQGSYGSAVYGATGMGMLRHHSPMQTIQENKPASFSGTMRAYSSTNALQSLLTGGSAGQQYCSKDMMLGQDREAHSMMAQASNGVGSNHHSHHPVHHNGHRHNGPHSHNRTHSHTPSHNHNNVTNHNSPHSLSHNGHNLSRSHNHTPPQAAALTPRGSNNQLQVYNHKAPYLYSPPSHAHLPASTTLPPNPAGMLGMPQDSCHVATTPHPRHNHYPDSQHQGMTNGLYHPGQGMGNCTVGSNYHGYHQPHPHERLPADLDIDMFHGSLDCDVESILLHDIMDSGEEMDFNFDCSLAQGVGIGMGMGMGVTMGMGMNGLAGPQQTHSNQSWVPG, encoded by the exons ATGTTGATGATGGAAGACGACGAATTAGACGCTCATCAGGTTGATTCGGATTTCGAGCCGCAAAGCCGGCCTCGCTCATGCACATGGCCGCTGCCTTGCCCAGAGGATTTCCCCGGTGGACACGAGGTGAGTGGGGGTCTTCCACTGGCCAACATCAAGGTTGAACCTGAGGACGTCCCGGCTTGCAGAGCCAGCCTGGTGGGCGGAACGCCCGGAGAGCTGAAGCATCCAGCCGGGGCCCCGGCTCCAACAGGCACGACGCACCCATGCTTGGCTGGCGCGGCTCTCGACGTGACCGGTTCCTTGCGCAAAGCCAAATCCTCACGGCGGAACGCGTGGGGGAACCAGTCCTACGCGGATCTCATTACCCGCGCCATTGAGAGCACCCCAGAAAAGAGGCTCACGCTGTCTCAGATATACGACTGGATGGTCCGTTATGTACCCTATTTCAAGGATAAGGGCGACAGTAACAGCTCAGCTGGCTGGAAG AATTCCATTCGACACAACCTTTCCCTACACACACGCTTTATCCGGGTTCAGAATGAGGGAACAGGGAAGAGTTCCTGGTGGATGCTCAACCCAGATGGAGGGAAGATGGGCAAGGCTCCACGGCGACGAGCAGTCTCTATGGACAACAGCACCAAATACCTAAAAAGCAAAGGCCGCATCAGAGGCAAAAGGGTAGGCCGTCCAGGGACTGGAGCAGGGTCCTCTGTGGTGGGGCTCCAGAGCTCCCCAGACCATGGTAGCCCCTCACGTAAAGGCCTTCCAGCTACTGCAGGTGCATCTGGGACAGATGGAGAGTTTGATGCTTGGACAGATCTCCATTCCAGGGCTAGCTCTTCAGCCTCCACTTTGAGTGGACGTTTGTCACCCATCCTCGCAGAGGGGGAACCAGAGGAACCAGAGGAGGGCGGCCTGTCCTGTTCTACCTCCCCTCACCTCTACCCCTCACCAACTAGTGCCCGCTCTCCATCTATGGGTGCAGGGAACCACTGTCCCCCACTTGAGCAGCTGCCTCAGCTGGCTAAACTAACAGGTGCCATCAGTTTGGATGAACAGATGATGGAGGATggctatcatcatcatcagccacagcagcagcagcagcatccagCTGTTGGCAGACACAAGCACCAAACCCCTGTGTATCACTATAACTCTGCAATGAAAGGGCAGGGTTCCTATGGTTCTGCAGTCTATGGTGCAACTGGCATGGGTATGCTACGCCATCACTCACCCATGCAGACAATTCAGGAGAACAAACCAGCCAGCTTCTCTGGAACCATGCGGGCATACTCCAGTACAAATGCGCTGCAGAGTCTACTCACAGGTGGTTCTGCTGGGCAACAATACTGTTCCAAGGACATGATGTTGGGACAGGACAGAGAAGCTCATTCTATGATGGCTCAAGCTAGTAATGGTGTAGGATCCAACCATCATAGCCACCATCCTGTCCACCACAATGGGCACAGACACAATGGACCTCATAGCCATAACAGAACTCATAGCCATACTCCTAGTCATAATCACAACAATGTAACCAACCACAACTCACCTCACAGCCTCTCTCACAATGGTCACAACCTCAGCCGGAGCCATAACCACACACCGCCCCAGGCTGCAGCACTTACCCCACGTGGGAGCAACAATCAGTTACAGGTCTACAACCATAAAGCTCCCTACTTGTACAGCCCCCCTTCACATGCCCACTTACCTGCTTCTACCACCCTTCCCCCAAACCCTGCAGGTATGCTCGGCATGCCTCAAGACTCCTGCCACGTGGCCACCACCCCTCATCCTCGACACAATCATTACCCAGACTCACAACACCAAGGCATGACTAATGGACTATACCACCCTGGCCAGGGGATGGGTAATTGTACTGTTGGGAGTAACTACCATGGCTATCACCAGCCTCACCCCCATGAGAGACTACCAGCTGACCTTGACATTGATATGTTCCATGGTAGCTTGGACTGTGATGTGGAGTCCATCCTCCTCCATGACATAATGGACTCTGGGGAGGAGATGGACTTTAACTTTGACTGCTCCCTGGCCCAAGGGGTGGGCATCGGCATGGGTATGGGAATGGGTGTGACTATGGGTATGGGAATGAATGGTCTGGCTGGTCCACAGCAAACCCATAGCAACCAGAGCTGGGTGCCTGGTTGA